From the Sphingomonas aliaeris genome, one window contains:
- the nudC gene encoding NAD(+) diphosphatase — translation MIPPGFTGGLLDRADNLRHDADGLAAAMGDWRARLLKLDNLQPEVTDDGRLGWTSLADAPDDAELLLLGLGEGRPHFAAFVPGTRVSNAPAMRSPALMAALHSLAPGEAATYAAARSLIDWHARHGFCANCGTATAIFRAGWGRKCPTCAAEHFPRVDPVVIMIAEHDGRALLGRGKGWPPGRYSALAGFLEPGESIEEAVAREIHEEAGVKVSGVRYVASQPWPFPSQLMMACVATAADDAITLDVTELEDAIWVARDEVRAILAGEKGAFIAPPPYAIAFTLLTEWAKG, via the coding sequence ATGATCCCGCCGGGCTTTACCGGCGGGTTGCTCGACCGCGCCGACAACCTGCGCCACGATGCCGATGGCCTCGCCGCGGCGATGGGCGACTGGCGCGCGCGGTTGCTGAAGCTGGATAATCTCCAGCCCGAGGTGACCGACGACGGACGCCTCGGCTGGACGAGCCTCGCCGATGCGCCGGACGACGCCGAACTGCTGCTGCTGGGCTTGGGCGAGGGGCGACCGCACTTCGCCGCGTTCGTCCCCGGCACGCGCGTGTCCAACGCCCCCGCGATGCGCAGCCCGGCGCTGATGGCCGCATTGCACAGCCTCGCCCCCGGCGAAGCGGCGACCTATGCCGCGGCACGCAGCCTGATCGACTGGCACGCGCGGCACGGCTTCTGCGCCAATTGCGGCACCGCGACCGCGATCTTCCGCGCCGGCTGGGGCCGCAAATGCCCGACTTGCGCGGCCGAGCATTTCCCGCGCGTCGATCCCGTCGTCATCATGATCGCCGAACATGACGGCCGCGCCTTGCTCGGCCGCGGCAAGGGCTGGCCACCGGGCCGCTATTCCGCACTCGCCGGGTTCCTGGAGCCCGGCGAATCGATCGAGGAAGCCGTCGCGCGCGAGATCCACGAGGAAGCGGGCGTGAAGGTCAGCGGCGTCCGCTACGTCGCCAGCCAGCCCTGGCCCTTCCCCTCGCAACTGATGATGGCCTGCGTCGCGACCGCCGCGGACGACGCGATCACGCTGGACGTCACCGAACTGGAAGACGCGATCTGGGTCGCCCGGGACGAGGTCCGCGCGATCCTGGCAGGCGAAAAGGGCGCCTTCATCGCCCCCCCGCCCTACGCAATCGCCTTCACGCTGCTGACGGAGTGGGCGAAGGGGTAG
- a CDS encoding serine hydrolase domain-containing protein: MRNIKHIASATTLALLLAGAGMAQRQAPAPQTAAPTPAQPATAPALAAVPSALPATQAVLDGYVRDNKMPGIVGAFGLGDGPTMFVSAGKIADGATAQKAGPDSLWRVYSMTKPITGMAAMILVEDGKIKLDDPVSKFIPAFKNITVLNGPDSLASHPAVRPVTIRMLLTHSAGLGYSIVTKGPLLAEYRRLGIDPAQVNNDLEAQSRKLRPATLEEFANRVASVPLMYEPGSRWSYSIGLDVMGRVIEVASGMSFDGFVQKRIFDPLKMASSFWTVPQSEVPRFSTNYIFTRAAMAQMNPTLDTSKIDAKARLPLDAAATSVWLKPPSFPYGGAGLVMSARDYDRFLHMLQNYGELDGVRIMKAETAKLGMSNLLPVGVTFAGTVASTGGNTGGPKMGFGAGGSVYLEDYPGGAGKGTYGWGGAAGTVAFVDPGRHARGTVMVNYFPGETYPIRTEVLPAFLADAKRYRAQ; the protein is encoded by the coding sequence GTGAGGAACATCAAGCACATCGCATCGGCCACGACATTGGCGCTGCTGCTCGCCGGGGCCGGCATGGCGCAACGCCAGGCGCCCGCGCCCCAGACCGCCGCGCCAACGCCCGCCCAGCCCGCAACCGCGCCCGCCCTTGCCGCCGTCCCCTCCGCGCTACCCGCGACGCAGGCGGTGCTCGACGGCTATGTCCGCGACAACAAAATGCCCGGCATCGTCGGCGCGTTCGGCCTTGGCGACGGTCCCACCATGTTCGTCAGCGCGGGCAAGATCGCGGACGGCGCGACCGCACAGAAGGCCGGCCCGGACTCCCTGTGGCGCGTCTATTCGATGACCAAGCCGATCACCGGCATGGCCGCGATGATCCTGGTCGAAGACGGCAAGATCAAGCTGGACGATCCGGTCAGCAAGTTCATTCCCGCGTTCAAGAACATCACCGTCCTGAACGGTCCGGACAGCCTCGCTAGCCACCCCGCCGTGCGCCCCGTCACGATCCGCATGCTGCTGACGCACAGCGCGGGCCTCGGCTACAGCATCGTGACGAAGGGGCCGTTGCTCGCCGAATACCGGCGGCTCGGCATCGATCCGGCACAGGTGAACAACGACCTGGAGGCGCAATCGCGCAAGCTGCGCCCCGCCACGCTGGAGGAATTCGCCAACCGCGTCGCCAGCGTGCCGCTGATGTACGAACCCGGTTCGCGCTGGAGCTATTCGATCGGGCTGGACGTCATGGGCCGCGTGATCGAGGTCGCCAGCGGCATGTCGTTCGACGGCTTCGTGCAGAAACGCATCTTCGACCCGCTCAAGATGGCGTCCAGCTTCTGGACCGTACCGCAGAGCGAGGTTCCGCGTTTCTCGACCAACTACATCTTCACCCGCGCGGCGATGGCGCAGATGAACCCCACGCTCGACACGTCGAAGATCGATGCCAAGGCGCGCTTGCCGCTGGATGCCGCCGCGACCTCCGTCTGGCTTAAGCCGCCAAGCTTCCCCTATGGCGGCGCGGGGCTCGTAATGTCGGCACGCGATTACGACCGCTTCCTGCACATGCTGCAAAACTATGGCGAACTGGACGGCGTACGCATCATGAAGGCGGAAACGGCGAAGCTCGGCATGTCCAACCTGCTGCCTGTCGGCGTGACCTTCGCCGGCACCGTCGCCAGCACCGGCGGCAATACCGGCGGGCCCAAGATGGGCTTCGGCGCGGGCGGTTCGGTCTATCTGGAGGATTATCCGGGCGGCGCGGGCAAGGGAACGTACGGCTGGGGCGGTGCCGCCGGAACGGTCGCCTTCGTCGATCCCGGCCGGCATGCGCGCGGCACGGTGATGGTCAATTACTTCCCAGGCGAGACTTATCCGATCCGCACCGAAGTGCTGCCTGCCTTCCTCGCCGACGCGAAACGTTACCGCGCGCAATGA